Proteins found in one Deltaproteobacteria bacterium genomic segment:
- the glnD gene encoding [protein-PII] uridylyltransferase produces the protein MRKKVLETIESAGKSCLDKLKPQGSDNIKIVKNYLSICMEGIKAVHDAGGAGLEVLALRTIVIDRLLVSLFDLAGKEYCLKYRKVDQKCTLVALGGYGRGELSPVSDIDIMFLYPWKVGSYVESVIERVLYILWDTGLDVGYSTRSISECVKISSEIVAKTSLVDSRYICGDKALYNDYLKTLKNQIFSNGADSFIKEKINEGEERRKKYGDSVYILEPDIKEGNGGLRDLHTALWAAKVKYKVADFKELKIKGIINDREYDEVLSAFDFMSRVRNDLHFIVNRKSDQLTFQLQEKIALNLGYKGEGEVLPVEQLMKDYYLAANTIKEYSEIFIERSLSQYSSKGVGAFLSQRELSDGFKLFRGEITIAHKNFFRKHPPAIMRLFEVSQIHGAEIHSFARDCLRAGLDLIDDDFRNSQEVNRSFMNILKSEWDVAGTMKVMHKLEVLNRYIPEFGEVNCLVQHDMYHIYTVDVHSLFAVAELRKLTRGVYEDKYPIRTMLMEELEKPEVLYLAAFLHDIGKGKGGKHEIIGAEISVNIARRIGFSEKDVRDIEFLVLNHLRLSHTAQRRDLNDPKLILDFAREMGSLERLKMLYLLTYADIKAIGPDVWNEWKSSLFLELYTKTAEVFEKGTFELEETKVKVDEIEKDVEGILGDEFPGKVVKDFMDSMPERYLLSTTPESIASHFRIALKHEDPLALDVKHKEKRGYSRIIITTIDAPGLFSKICGVLSANSINILGAQIYTRSSGEVIDIFQVRSAIDGAVTDSRRWDKVKSDLIDVIKGKVKVEKLVEKKSKPSILGGKYKPSIKPGVFIDNKISDTNTVIEIFAQDRIGLLYTISSTLLKEGLYIDVSKISTMGEQVTDVFYVKDIFGQKVFYEKKLHEVKEALLKAIEEG, from the coding sequence ATGAGAAAGAAAGTTCTTGAGACAATAGAGAGCGCAGGAAAAAGCTGCCTGGATAAGCTCAAACCGCAGGGAAGTGATAATATAAAGATCGTGAAAAATTATCTTTCCATCTGCATGGAGGGGATTAAGGCCGTCCATGATGCCGGTGGCGCCGGTCTTGAAGTGCTTGCTCTCAGGACCATTGTTATAGACAGGCTCCTTGTCAGCCTTTTTGACCTTGCAGGAAAGGAATATTGCCTCAAATACCGCAAGGTGGACCAAAAGTGTACCCTCGTGGCGCTTGGTGGTTATGGCAGGGGAGAACTTTCGCCCGTCTCCGATATCGACATTATGTTTCTTTATCCCTGGAAAGTCGGCTCCTATGTCGAATCAGTCATCGAGCGTGTTCTATATATATTGTGGGATACGGGCCTGGATGTGGGTTATTCGACGCGAAGCATCAGTGAATGCGTAAAAATTTCAAGTGAAATTGTGGCCAAAACATCGCTTGTCGATTCCCGCTATATCTGCGGTGATAAAGCGCTTTACAATGATTATCTAAAAACGCTCAAAAATCAGATCTTTTCCAACGGCGCCGATTCATTTATTAAAGAAAAGATAAATGAAGGAGAGGAGCGGCGAAAGAAATATGGTGATTCCGTTTATATCCTGGAGCCTGACATCAAGGAGGGCAACGGAGGCTTAAGAGACCTCCATACGGCCCTCTGGGCGGCAAAGGTCAAATATAAGGTAGCCGATTTTAAAGAGCTGAAGATTAAAGGCATCATTAATGACAGGGAATATGATGAGGTTCTCAGCGCCTTTGATTTTATGTCGAGAGTACGAAATGATCTGCACTTTATCGTAAACAGAAAGAGCGACCAGCTCACTTTTCAACTCCAGGAAAAAATTGCCCTCAACCTGGGCTACAAGGGGGAGGGGGAAGTCCTCCCTGTAGAACAGCTCATGAAGGATTATTATCTGGCGGCAAACACAATTAAGGAATACTCGGAAATATTTATTGAGCGAAGCCTCAGCCAGTATTCATCCAAAGGCGTAGGCGCTTTTCTGAGCCAGCGGGAGCTATCCGATGGATTCAAACTCTTCCGGGGTGAGATCACCATCGCCCATAAGAACTTTTTCCGGAAACATCCGCCGGCAATAATGAGACTTTTTGAAGTATCCCAGATTCATGGCGCTGAAATTCATTCCTTTGCAAGGGATTGTTTAAGGGCCGGCCTCGATCTCATTGATGATGACTTCAGGAATTCTCAGGAAGTCAACCGGTCATTCATGAATATTCTGAAAAGTGAATGGGATGTGGCGGGCACGATGAAAGTCATGCATAAACTGGAAGTTCTCAACAGATATATTCCTGAATTCGGAGAAGTTAACTGTCTTGTCCAGCATGATATGTACCATATTTATACCGTTGACGTTCATTCTCTTTTTGCCGTTGCCGAACTGAGAAAACTCACCCGCGGCGTATATGAAGACAAATATCCTATCCGTACAATGCTCATGGAGGAACTTGAAAAGCCCGAGGTTCTCTATCTGGCCGCCTTTCTTCATGATATCGGGAAGGGAAAAGGGGGAAAGCATGAAATTATCGGCGCTGAAATTTCTGTTAATATTGCCCGCAGGATAGGTTTTTCCGAAAAGGACGTCCGTGATATAGAGTTCCTTGTCTTAAACCATCTCAGGCTTTCTCATACGGCCCAACGGAGGGACCTGAATGATCCCAAGCTTATTCTTGACTTTGCCCGGGAAATGGGGAGCCTGGAAAGGCTGAAAATGCTTTACCTGCTCACCTATGCCGATATTAAGGCCATCGGTCCCGACGTATGGAATGAGTGGAAGAGTTCCCTTTTTCTTGAACTCTATACCAAAACAGCTGAAGTCTTCGAAAAGGGGACCTTCGAACTGGAAGAGACGAAGGTCAAAGTCGATGAAATTGAAAAAGATGTGGAAGGTATTCTTGGAGATGAGTTCCCGGGAAAGGTTGTAAAAGATTTTATGGATTCCATGCCTGAAAGATACCTGCTTTCCACAACTCCCGAATCAATTGCTTCCCATTTCAGGATAGCCCTGAAACATGAGGACCCGCTTGCTCTGGACGTAAAGCATAAAGAAAAGAGGGGTTATTCACGCATCATAATTACCACTATCGATGCGCCCGGTCTTTTTTCTAAAATCTGCGGAGTTTTGTCGGCAAACAGCATTAATATCCTGGGGGCGCAGATCTATACGAGAAGCAGCGGAGAAGTGATTGATATCTTCCAGGTAAGAAGTGCAATCGACGGGGCTGTTACGGACAGCCGCAGGTGGGACAAGGTGAAAAGTGATCTCATTGATGTTATTAAGGGCAAAGTAAAGGTGGAAAAACTTGTCGAGAAAAAAAGCAAACCTTCCATTCTCGGGGGTAAATACAAGCCATCCATTAAACCGGGAGTATTTATCGATAATAAAATTTCCGATACCAATACGGTAATAGAAATATTCGCTCAGGACCGTATCGGTCTTCTCTACACAATATCGAGTACGCTGCTAAAAGAAGGCCTTTATATCGATGTTTCCAAGATTTCCACCATGGGTGAGCAGGTGACGGACGTTTTTTACGTAAAAGATATTTTCGGGCAGAAGGTTTTTTATGAAAAGAAGCTCCATGAGGTTAAAGAGGCATTGCTCAAGGCCATTGAGGAGGGATAG
- a CDS encoding N-acetylmuramoyl-L-alanine amidase — MKRWGLLSALTILILFFSFPLGAGAMEESMYQDARDAYFALEKSAEKRKFRHNWIKVIDLYTKVYENYKKGTRGDESLYMAGKLYVELRPYSGNDEDLRESNKLLASLVNDYPSSSLADDALYMMGENYEKLGQKEKAYERYQNILEHYNSGDRRRDAGIKAARLKRPVRKVSYERKNPPPVKKVNPGKASGHRTGNGSYAQVKDIRHWSNPNYTRIVVHLDKPVKYKDHLLKKDPAIGKPPRLYIDISGAKKKRLIEEKIPIHDGLLKMARAAQYDRDTVRVVLDIESIKEYRIFPMLEPFRIVIDVWGEKKPASATIDALLPDMEEEVKKLKENPNDGSIPLARQLGLGIRKIVIDPGHGGKDPGAVGPRGTKEKHVTLKIAKSLKAVLEKDYGYQVVLTRDRDRYLQLDERTAIANMENADLFISIHVNANRNRRAYGMETYVMNARATNRYVSEVAARENAVTMHSMGEYGSILEDILVQLQKTNKINESNKLAHKIQRSMKNYMSKRYKRIKNHGVKKGPFYVLIGAQMPSVLVETGFISNRAEEKRLNNSKYIRHLSKAIALGVDKYSGLIKTASSR, encoded by the coding sequence ATGAAAAGATGGGGCCTCTTGTCTGCTTTAACGATACTCATTCTCTTTTTCTCTTTTCCCTTAGGGGCCGGCGCAATGGAAGAGTCCATGTACCAGGATGCGCGGGATGCCTATTTTGCCCTTGAAAAATCCGCTGAAAAGAGAAAATTCAGGCATAACTGGATAAAGGTCATCGACCTGTACACAAAAGTATATGAAAATTATAAAAAGGGGACAAGGGGAGATGAGTCCCTCTATATGGCGGGCAAGCTCTATGTGGAACTGAGGCCTTATTCGGGAAATGATGAAGACTTAAGGGAATCCAATAAACTCCTGGCGAGTCTGGTCAATGACTACCCCTCCAGCAGTCTGGCCGATGACGCGCTCTACATGATGGGAGAAAATTATGAAAAGCTCGGACAAAAAGAAAAGGCCTATGAGAGGTATCAAAACATACTGGAGCATTATAACAGTGGAGACAGGCGGAGAGATGCGGGAATAAAGGCAGCACGCCTGAAAAGGCCTGTCAGGAAGGTAAGCTATGAAAGAAAAAACCCTCCACCTGTAAAAAAGGTCAATCCCGGCAAGGCGTCGGGGCATAGGACAGGCAATGGCAGTTATGCGCAGGTAAAGGACATTCGCCACTGGTCCAATCCCAACTATACGAGGATCGTTGTCCACCTCGATAAGCCTGTCAAATATAAAGACCATCTTCTAAAAAAGGACCCCGCCATCGGTAAGCCGCCGAGATTATATATCGATATTAGCGGCGCAAAAAAGAAACGCCTCATCGAAGAAAAAATTCCTATTCATGACGGCCTTCTCAAAATGGCCCGTGCCGCCCAGTACGACAGGGATACGGTACGGGTTGTACTCGATATCGAGTCCATCAAGGAATACAGGATTTTTCCCATGCTCGAGCCCTTCAGAATCGTTATCGATGTATGGGGTGAAAAAAAGCCGGCGTCGGCCACTATCGATGCCCTTCTTCCCGATATGGAGGAAGAGGTAAAAAAACTGAAGGAAAATCCAAATGACGGTTCCATTCCTCTGGCGAGACAGCTGGGCCTTGGTATCAGGAAGATTGTTATTGATCCCGGCCATGGAGGAAAGGACCCCGGCGCTGTCGGGCCGCGGGGAACAAAAGAAAAGCATGTGACCTTAAAAATTGCGAAGTCACTCAAGGCGGTTCTTGAAAAAGATTACGGCTATCAGGTCGTTCTTACAAGAGACAGGGACAGATACCTTCAACTTGACGAAAGGACGGCCATTGCCAATATGGAAAACGCCGACCTCTTCATTTCCATCCATGTCAATGCCAACAGGAACAGAAGGGCATACGGTATGGAGACTTATGTCATGAATGCCAGGGCGACAAACAGGTACGTGTCTGAAGTTGCCGCCAGGGAGAACGCCGTGACCATGCACAGCATGGGAGAGTACGGCAGTATACTTGAAGATATCCTGGTTCAACTGCAAAAAACCAATAAAATCAATGAATCGAATAAGCTTGCCCATAAAATACAGAGAAGTATGAAGAACTATATGTCAAAGCGCTACAAACGCATCAAAAACCACGGCGTCAAAAAAGGGCCCTTCTATGTTCTCATCGGGGCACAGATGCCGAGCGTTCTTGTGGAGACAGGTTTTATCAGTAACAGGGCTGAGGAAAAAAGGCTTAATAATTCCAAATATATAAGGCATCTTAGCAAGGCCATTGCCCTTGGTGTTGATAAATATTCAGGCCTTATCAAGACGGCGTCGAGCAGATGA
- the mutS gene encoding DNA mismatch repair protein MutS, producing the protein MMRQYLDIKEKHQDSILFFRLGDFYEMFFDDAVEASKILEITLTTRNKNDSNPVPLYGIPHHSASGYIAKLIESGKKVAICDQVEDPKTAKGVVKREVTRVVTPGLVVDESNLKSRESNYLAAIAKEDGQWGLSYLDLSTGDFRVTELVERENKGGDLLADELLKIGAKEIVIDETLKEDPHLSETLALLGASLSWKDEFSFDFDDCKSAILEQFRLNSLDGIGCVDMKAGICAAGAVLAYLKETQGGSAGHIDRLKPYSTSSYLLIDSATHRNLELTSTMIDEKKKGSLFHTLDFTETAMGGRKLREWINYPLQDIGEINDRLDAIADLKEMSSIRNELKEALNGVYDLERLNGRVSVGRANPRDMAALGASIARLPGLKSILADIPAALIQGLSSKIDTMAGLEDLISRAIVDEPPISLKEGGIIREGFCAELDELRNISREGKGYLARLEAKEKERTGISSLKIRYNKVFGYYLEVTKTNLHLVPEDYIRKQTLSNAERFITPELKEYETKILGADEKIGAMEHDLFVDLREEGATYSARMRDTSEALAAVDVLLSLAQAADRYSYCRPLVNDSEKLSISHGRHPVVEMLNPDEAFVPNDTDMDCDESQLIIITGPNMAGKSTYIRQVALITLMAHMGSFIPAESAEIGLTDRIFTRVGASDNLARGQSTFMVEMNESANILNNATKRSLIILDEIGRGTSTFDGVSIAWAVAEHIHDSPGLGSRTLFATHYHELTELSLTLKRVKNYNVAVREWNDRIIFLRKIVEGGASRSYGIEVARLAGLPSEVIKRSLEILGNLESGEFDEAGMPKIAIPKKQKKSAAGADNKQMSLFVHPADHLLEEIRKMDIAGMTPLDALNRLSRLKEEFK; encoded by the coding sequence ATGATGAGGCAATACCTCGACATTAAGGAGAAACACCAGGATTCCATTCTTTTTTTCCGGCTTGGTGATTTTTATGAGATGTTTTTTGATGATGCCGTAGAGGCGTCAAAAATACTCGAAATCACCCTGACGACGAGAAACAAGAATGACTCAAACCCCGTTCCCTTGTACGGCATTCCTCACCACTCAGCGTCAGGCTACATTGCAAAGCTCATTGAAAGCGGCAAAAAGGTGGCCATCTGTGACCAGGTAGAGGATCCCAAAACAGCAAAGGGTGTTGTCAAAAGGGAAGTGACAAGGGTTGTTACTCCCGGTCTGGTTGTCGATGAAAGTAATCTCAAGTCCCGTGAATCCAATTATCTTGCCGCTATTGCAAAGGAGGATGGGCAATGGGGGCTCTCCTACCTCGATCTTTCAACAGGTGATTTCCGGGTTACGGAACTTGTTGAAAGGGAGAATAAGGGGGGAGACCTGCTTGCCGACGAACTGTTGAAAATCGGGGCCAAGGAGATTGTTATTGACGAAACCCTGAAAGAGGACCCTCATTTGTCTGAAACCCTCGCCTTGCTGGGCGCTTCCCTTTCCTGGAAGGATGAATTCTCTTTTGATTTCGATGATTGTAAAAGCGCCATTCTTGAACAGTTCAGACTAAATTCTCTCGATGGTATCGGTTGTGTCGATATGAAGGCCGGCATATGTGCTGCCGGGGCCGTTCTCGCCTACCTGAAGGAGACGCAGGGAGGGAGCGCCGGCCATATTGACAGGCTAAAGCCTTACAGCACCTCTTCCTATTTGCTTATCGATTCGGCTACCCACAGAAATCTTGAACTGACGTCGACCATGATAGATGAAAAAAAGAAGGGCTCTCTTTTTCATACGCTCGACTTTACCGAGACGGCTATGGGAGGGAGAAAGCTGAGGGAATGGATAAATTATCCCCTTCAGGATATTGGGGAAATCAATGACCGCCTCGATGCCATTGCCGACCTGAAAGAAATGAGTTCCATCAGGAATGAGCTGAAAGAGGCCCTAAACGGCGTTTATGACCTGGAGCGCCTCAACGGACGTGTTTCCGTAGGGAGGGCAAATCCGAGGGATATGGCCGCGCTTGGCGCCTCCATTGCCAGGCTGCCGGGCCTTAAATCAATACTCGCTGACATTCCGGCTGCGCTTATTCAGGGCCTGTCGTCAAAGATCGACACTATGGCCGGACTTGAAGACCTGATAAGCAGGGCCATCGTCGATGAACCGCCCATTTCTCTGAAAGAGGGGGGCATTATCCGTGAAGGGTTTTGTGCTGAACTGGATGAACTGAGAAATATCAGCAGGGAAGGGAAAGGTTATCTTGCCCGCCTGGAGGCTAAGGAGAAGGAAAGAACGGGCATTTCCTCCCTGAAAATTCGTTATAACAAGGTTTTTGGTTATTATCTGGAAGTAACAAAGACAAACCTTCATCTCGTTCCTGAAGATTACATAAGAAAACAGACCCTCTCCAATGCGGAGCGTTTTATTACGCCCGAGCTTAAAGAGTATGAAACGAAGATTCTGGGCGCCGATGAAAAGATCGGCGCCATGGAACATGACCTCTTTGTTGACCTGAGAGAAGAAGGGGCCACCTATTCTGCAAGGATGAGAGATACGTCGGAAGCGCTTGCTGCCGTCGATGTTCTTCTTTCCCTTGCTCAGGCTGCCGACCGTTATAGTTACTGCCGGCCCCTTGTTAATGACTCGGAAAAACTTTCCATCAGCCACGGGAGGCATCCCGTTGTTGAAATGCTCAATCCTGATGAAGCCTTTGTTCCAAACGATACGGACATGGATTGTGACGAAAGCCAGCTCATTATTATTACGGGACCCAATATGGCCGGTAAATCGACCTATATCAGGCAGGTTGCTCTCATCACCCTCATGGCCCATATGGGAAGTTTCATTCCTGCCGAGTCAGCAGAGATCGGCCTTACAGACAGAATTTTTACCCGTGTGGGGGCCTCCGATAACCTGGCCCGGGGGCAGAGTACCTTTATGGTGGAGATGAATGAGTCGGCCAATATCCTCAATAACGCAACAAAGCGAAGCCTCATCATTCTCGATGAAATAGGGCGGGGAACGAGCACTTTTGACGGCGTAAGCATTGCATGGGCCGTGGCCGAACATATTCATGATTCGCCGGGCCTGGGATCGAGAACGCTTTTTGCCACTCATTACCATGAACTGACGGAACTGTCCCTTACCTTGAAGAGAGTAAAGAATTATAACGTTGCTGTAAGAGAGTGGAACGACCGCATCATTTTTTTGCGGAAGATTGTCGAAGGGGGGGCGAGCAGGAGTTACGGCATCGAGGTGGCCAGGCTTGCCGGGTTGCCCTCAGAAGTTATCAAACGTTCGCTGGAGATTCTGGGCAACCTGGAAAGCGGCGAGTTTGACGAGGCCGGTATGCCAAAAATCGCCATTCCGAAAAAACAGAAAAAATCAGCTGCCGGGGCCGATAATAAACAGATGAGCCTTTTTGTTCATCCCGCCGATCATTTGCTGGAAGAGATCAGGAAAATGGATATTGCCGGCATGACTCCCCTTGACGCCTTGAACAGGTTAAGCCGGTTAAAGGAGGAATTTAAGTGA
- a CDS encoding epoxyqueuosine reductase QueH, whose product MSKTDYHKLMEAEVDRILEAGQKPKLLLHLCCAPCSSYVIDLLSAHFELTLYFYDPNIHPKEEYLKRRDEARVHAEKEDILFIEGPYDVERWHEVTKGHEKDPEKGDRCTLCYDMRLREAARFALESGCEYFTSVLSVSPHKDAKKINHIGFSLSGEMDIHYLPADFKKKEGFKKSMENAREKGFYRQDYCGCVYSRR is encoded by the coding sequence ATGTCAAAAACCGATTATCACAAATTGATGGAAGCCGAAGTGGACCGTATTCTTGAAGCAGGGCAAAAACCGAAGCTCCTGCTTCATTTATGCTGTGCTCCCTGTTCATCCTATGTGATTGATCTTCTGTCTGCACATTTTGAACTGACGCTATACTTTTATGATCCCAACATCCATCCCAAAGAGGAGTACCTAAAAAGAAGGGACGAGGCGAGGGTTCATGCGGAAAAGGAGGACATTCTCTTTATCGAAGGGCCTTATGACGTGGAGCGCTGGCATGAGGTAACGAAGGGTCATGAAAAGGACCCTGAAAAAGGGGACCGGTGCACCCTCTGTTATGACATGAGGCTGAGAGAAGCGGCGCGCTTTGCTCTGGAGTCAGGTTGTGAATATTTTACCTCTGTTCTTTCCGTCTCTCCCCATAAAGATGCGAAAAAGATAAACCATATTGGTTTTAGTCTGTCTGGTGAAATGGACATCCATTATCTTCCCGCTGATTTTAAAAAGAAAGAAGGTTTTAAGAAGAGTATGGAAAATGCAAGGGAGAAAGGGTTTTACAGGCAGGATTATTGCGGTTGTGTTTATAGCAGGAGGTAG